The Cyclobacteriaceae bacterium genome includes a region encoding these proteins:
- a CDS encoding ABC transporter ATP-binding protein translates to MTPSIVISTTNLSKTYDSPVLKNINLSIQSGEIIGYIGPNGAGKSTTIKILAGLIPEFDGEASVLGFDVRKEPIEIKRRIGYIPENASLYEALSPIEYLDFVGQLYGLETELINRKSKELLHVFGLSNFEESRMTTFSKGMRQKVLLIAGMIHNPTILFLDEPLSGLDANAVILVKEIISQLKKGGKTIFYSSHIMDVVEKISDRIMIINKGEMIANGTYSELNSQMNQGSLEKLFTELTGNHEHESAAGEFINILESK, encoded by the coding sequence ATGACTCCTTCTATTGTAATCTCCACCACCAACCTCTCCAAGACGTACGACTCTCCCGTTTTGAAGAATATTAATCTTTCCATTCAATCCGGGGAGATCATCGGATACATCGGACCCAACGGCGCAGGCAAAAGCACAACGATTAAAATACTCGCCGGGCTCATTCCCGAATTCGATGGAGAGGCAAGTGTATTGGGATTTGACGTTCGAAAGGAGCCCATTGAAATAAAAAGAAGAATCGGATACATCCCTGAGAATGCTTCCCTGTATGAAGCGCTCTCACCCATCGAGTACCTCGATTTCGTGGGACAGCTCTATGGATTGGAGACGGAACTGATCAACCGAAAATCAAAAGAGCTGCTGCATGTATTCGGCCTGAGCAATTTTGAAGAGTCACGCATGACCACCTTTTCCAAAGGAATGCGTCAGAAGGTATTGCTCATCGCAGGGATGATCCATAACCCCACTATTCTCTTTTTAGATGAACCATTATCAGGCCTGGATGCCAATGCCGTCATACTTGTAAAAGAGATCATCAGTCAGCTGAAGAAAGGTGGCAAGACGATCTTCTACAGTTCGCACATCATGGATGTTGTTGAAAAGATCTCTGACCGGATCATGATCATCAACAAAGGTGAGATGATCGCCAACGGCACGTACTCGGAACTAAATTCACAAATGAATCAGGGGTCGCTTGAGAAGCTCTTTACAGAATTGACCGGCAATCATGAACATGAGTCGGCCGCAGGTGAGTTTATCAACATACTGGAAAGCAAATGA
- a CDS encoding SDR family oxidoreductase yields MWNLNGKKALVTGGTKGIGLAIAQEFLDLGAEVLVIARDTSNIENKLRGSARLFRLDGDLTDGEFRKQILDKVKENWGTLDILVNNVGTNIRKKFVEYTEDEYRKIFEINLFSMTALTQGAFELLKSSGNASVINIASVAATFDLQSGTPYGMTKAAMVQMSRHLAAEWAPFNIRVNSVSPWYIETPLSKAVLSQPDRLEKIVARTPMARVGQPQEVAGIVSFLAMDKASYITGQNIMVDGGMSVKGL; encoded by the coding sequence ATGTGGAATCTCAATGGTAAAAAAGCCCTTGTTACGGGTGGCACCAAAGGCATTGGTCTGGCAATCGCTCAGGAATTTCTTGACCTGGGGGCAGAAGTACTTGTTATCGCACGCGACACCTCCAATATTGAAAACAAGCTTCGCGGAAGCGCACGCCTCTTCAGACTGGATGGTGATCTTACGGACGGAGAATTCAGAAAACAGATTCTTGATAAAGTAAAAGAGAACTGGGGCACGCTGGACATACTTGTTAATAATGTCGGCACCAACATCCGCAAGAAGTTTGTCGAATACACTGAAGATGAATACAGAAAGATATTCGAGATCAATCTATTCAGCATGACTGCCTTAACACAGGGAGCTTTTGAATTGCTGAAGTCGTCGGGAAATGCAAGCGTCATCAACATTGCTTCTGTTGCCGCAACCTTCGACCTGCAATCAGGAACTCCTTATGGAATGACCAAGGCGGCGATGGTACAGATGTCCCGTCACCTTGCTGCTGAATGGGCACCGTTCAATATTCGTGTCAACTCAGTATCACCGTGGTATATAGAAACCCCTTTGTCTAAAGCAGTTTTATCGCAACCAGACAGGCTGGAGAAAATTGTAGCCCGCACTCCGATGGCAAGGGTTGGTCAACCACAGGAAGTTGCGGGCATCGTCAGCTTCCTCGCCATGGATAAGGCTAGTTACATCACGGGACAAAACATAATGGTAGACGGCGGGATGTCTGTGAAAGGACTTTAG
- a CDS encoding peptidase M1, translating to MKISSIIFCVLLLVNCSPKKEIIPGTSLELAIERKNTISNLQYALFFDIPENQKDSIPATVTIRFDLNKLSDVLQLDFNASPENIKKIRVNDQDIKINIENEHILIDKKFLKDNANAINIDFIAGEKALNRNPDYLYTLFVPSRAASCFPVFDQPDLKAIYHLELSIPMTWHALSNGSVLSIDSSTNKKRYSFSNTLATSTYQFAFTAGKFFRAYDPEANMTIYYRETDTAKVSRNLPQIFEMHREAIAWLKDYTGIDYPYEKFDFALMPAFQFGGMEHPGSIFYRERSLFLEPSASINEQLGRASLIAHETAHMWFGNLVTMKWFNDVWLKEVFANFMAAKIVNPAFYQIDHELRFLMAHYPAAYAIDRSQGSHPIQQPLDNLKNAGSVYGAIIYQKAPIMMRNLESLMGEEDFKKGLQEYLKTYSYQNATWDDLVNVLKKHTSKDLEVWNKAWIKTKGMPEITYALSSYNKTVEMKVVNDSSGITWPQFFNVEYKDSKIRFVKEVEIKRDSITRIANADGDDFTVIPNYLGRGYGYFRAPEKDIQYMLSYVETLKDPEARAGIWMNVWEYVLNGELDPKLTLQKLLIALKSERDPLLLDYLTDKIGVIFWQLLTSPQREMINHTLDETLFEQIAIEKDNSLKRIFFNCYRNVATSPEAVANLKKLWKDEITLGLELSERDHILLAYELAVREEKDHQAILTEQLEKISNPDRKKEMEFIMPSLSADASVRDNFFESLKHKENRTHEPWVLEAQRYLNHPLRGNYSVKYVAPSLELLEEMQQTGDIFFPKGWLDATLGEYQTKEAAQSVRDYLMRHKDLRQDLKNKLLQSTDMLFRAESILKKNQVDTPR from the coding sequence ATGAAAATATCTTCAATCATTTTCTGTGTACTGCTGCTGGTCAACTGTTCGCCTAAAAAAGAGATCATCCCTGGCACTTCCCTTGAGCTTGCCATTGAAAGGAAGAATACGATCAGCAATCTTCAGTATGCATTATTTTTTGATATTCCTGAGAATCAAAAAGACAGCATACCTGCAACGGTTACCATACGCTTTGATTTAAACAAACTATCTGATGTTCTTCAGCTTGACTTTAACGCATCACCTGAAAATATTAAGAAAATAAGAGTCAATGATCAGGATATAAAGATCAATATTGAAAACGAGCATATCCTCATCGATAAGAAATTCCTGAAAGACAATGCGAATGCTATCAATATTGATTTTATCGCAGGTGAGAAGGCCCTCAACAGAAATCCGGATTACTTATACACCTTATTCGTTCCAAGTCGTGCAGCTTCATGCTTCCCGGTATTTGATCAGCCTGATTTAAAAGCCATCTATCATCTTGAGCTAAGTATTCCGATGACATGGCATGCACTCTCCAACGGCAGTGTCCTTTCTATCGATTCATCCACAAATAAAAAACGATACAGTTTTAGCAATACACTCGCTACGAGCACCTATCAGTTTGCCTTTACTGCAGGCAAATTCTTCAGGGCATATGATCCCGAAGCCAACATGACCATCTATTATCGTGAAACTGATACGGCTAAAGTTTCCCGCAATCTGCCCCAGATCTTCGAGATGCATCGTGAAGCAATTGCATGGCTGAAAGATTACACGGGCATTGATTATCCCTATGAGAAATTCGATTTTGCTTTGATGCCAGCGTTTCAATTTGGGGGCATGGAACATCCGGGAAGTATTTTTTACCGTGAGAGAAGTTTATTTCTGGAACCTTCTGCTTCCATCAATGAGCAATTGGGAAGAGCGAGTCTCATAGCGCATGAAACAGCACACATGTGGTTCGGCAATCTCGTCACCATGAAGTGGTTCAATGATGTCTGGCTTAAGGAAGTGTTTGCCAATTTCATGGCTGCTAAAATTGTTAACCCTGCCTTTTATCAGATCGATCATGAGCTTCGTTTTCTCATGGCACATTATCCTGCAGCTTATGCGATTGACAGAAGTCAGGGGTCGCATCCTATTCAGCAGCCTTTGGATAATCTCAAAAATGCCGGCAGTGTGTATGGAGCAATCATCTATCAAAAGGCACCTATCATGATGCGGAATCTTGAATCGCTGATGGGTGAAGAAGATTTTAAGAAAGGACTTCAGGAATATTTAAAAACCTATTCCTATCAGAATGCAACGTGGGACGATCTTGTTAACGTTTTAAAAAAACATACCAGCAAAGATCTTGAAGTGTGGAATAAGGCATGGATAAAAACGAAAGGCATGCCCGAAATAACCTACGCATTATCATCATACAATAAAACTGTTGAAATGAAAGTGGTGAATGATTCATCAGGAATTACCTGGCCGCAGTTCTTTAACGTCGAATACAAAGACAGTAAGATCAGATTTGTAAAAGAAGTAGAAATAAAGCGCGATAGTATTACGCGGATTGCCAATGCCGATGGAGATGACTTCACTGTTATCCCCAACTATCTTGGAAGAGGTTACGGCTACTTTCGTGCACCCGAGAAAGACATTCAATATATGTTGTCTTATGTTGAGACACTGAAAGATCCTGAAGCAAGAGCAGGGATATGGATGAATGTCTGGGAATATGTTCTGAACGGGGAACTTGATCCAAAGCTGACCCTTCAGAAATTGCTGATCGCATTGAAGAGCGAAAGAGATCCCCTTCTCCTGGATTATCTGACGGATAAGATCGGCGTTATCTTTTGGCAGCTTCTTACTTCTCCTCAAAGGGAAATGATCAATCACACTCTGGACGAAACGCTTTTTGAGCAGATCGCAATTGAAAAAGATAACTCCCTGAAGAGAATCTTTTTCAACTGCTACAGGAATGTGGCTACCTCTCCGGAAGCTGTTGCCAATCTCAAAAAATTATGGAAAGATGAGATCACGCTTGGCCTTGAACTATCGGAACGCGACCACATTCTTCTTGCCTATGAGCTGGCGGTTCGTGAGGAAAAAGATCATCAGGCAATACTCACCGAGCAACTGGAGAAGATCTCAAATCCCGATCGTAAGAAAGAAATGGAATTTATCATGCCATCACTATCGGCAGATGCTTCTGTTCGTGATAATTTTTTTGAAAGTCTGAAGCACAAAGAGAATCGCACACACGAACCATGGGTACTGGAAGCTCAACGATATCTCAACCATCCTTTAAGAGGAAATTATTCTGTAAAGTATGTTGCACCAAGCCTGGAGCTACTGGAAGAGATGCAGCAAACCGGAGATATCTTTTTTCCAAAAGGATGGCTTGATGCTACATTGGGGGAATATCAGACTAAGGAAGCGGCTCAAAGTGTAAGAGATTATCTGATGCGTCATAAAGACCTTCGGCAGGATCTTAAAAACAAGCTGCTGCAATCAACGGATATGCTGTTTCGTGCTGAGAGCATTCTCAAAAAAAATCAGGTTGATACCCCGCGGTAA